In the genome of Persephonella sp. KM09-Lau-8, one region contains:
- a CDS encoding SAVED domain-containing protein — protein sequence MKLENIISNPVITAAGYLGAFGGLFADFIGVNYAYLYSLTAAMGLAGIGFYQEYQKDKLYKKPFLPIPIIINISNPANSKNALNQLIKKIEEEGFKNHLENLQKYFSIDPDDLIFEYKGDIFNKPVLIDFLKILKHDIEKLEKKIPQGDMFYIAYIGPVSVSILVGSVFAQDAVKIFQYDKSINGYVEVVSVKDRIIKEGINSLEKFDFQEIKKENNKKAVLAIDISSHKINVNDSSLVSYGDVYYLRSKEQKGTISFNDNWIRYIQEIFYVLNKLQTEYEEIKLVYSIPVSIGLGIGMAIQNYWHILLTNYQQGEYKDLIYTDEIQYYL from the coding sequence ATGAAGCTAGAAAATATAATTTCAAATCCCGTTATCACAGCAGCAGGATATTTAGGGGCATTTGGAGGACTTTTTGCAGATTTTATAGGGGTTAACTATGCTTACCTATATTCTTTAACAGCTGCTATGGGCCTTGCAGGAATAGGGTTCTACCAAGAATACCAAAAAGACAAACTTTATAAAAAACCTTTTTTACCAATTCCTATAATTATTAATATTTCAAATCCTGCAAACAGTAAAAATGCACTAAACCAGCTTATTAAAAAAATAGAAGAAGAAGGCTTTAAAAATCATCTAGAAAATTTACAAAAATACTTCTCTATAGATCCTGATGACCTAATTTTTGAATACAAAGGAGATATTTTTAACAAACCAGTGCTGATAGATTTTCTAAAAATTCTAAAGCATGACATAGAAAAATTAGAGAAAAAAATTCCCCAAGGGGATATGTTTTATATAGCTTATATAGGTCCTGTTAGTGTTTCAATTTTAGTAGGTAGTGTATTTGCTCAGGACGCAGTTAAGATTTTCCAATATGATAAATCAATAAACGGATATGTAGAAGTTGTAAGTGTAAAGGACAGAATCATAAAAGAAGGAATTAACAGCTTAGAAAAATTTGATTTTCAGGAAATTAAAAAGGAAAACAATAAAAAGGCTGTTTTGGCAATAGATATCTCATCTCATAAAATAAATGTAAATGATTCTTCCCTCGTTTCTTACGGAGATGTTTATTATCTAAGAAGCAAAGAACAAAAAGGAACAATATCTTTTAATGATAACTGGATTAGATATATTCAGGAAATATTCTATGTTTTAAACAAATTACAAACAGAATACGAAGAAATAAAGCTTGTTTATTCTATCCCGGTTTCCATAGGACTTGGAATTGGAATGGCTATCCAAAATTATTGGCACATTCTCCTTACAAATTATCAACAAGGAGAGTATAAAGATTTAATTTATACAGACGAAATTCAATATTATTTATAG
- the cas4 gene encoding CRISPR-associated protein Cas4 has translation MGELQNINGTLIWYYYICPREVWLIGHGIEADQESDFLLLGKHIHEIFYKRQKKEFMIDNTIKIDILPSKKVIGEIKKSSKYLKSAKMQVAFYLYYLKQKGINIEGELLIPEERKKEKVKLTPNLEKELEEAIKEIKKILKMDRPPRPKKIPYCKNCAYKEMCWS, from the coding sequence ATGGGGGAGTTGCAGAATATTAACGGGACATTAATATGGTATTACTACATTTGTCCACGGGAAGTTTGGCTAATTGGACATGGTATTGAAGCTGACCAAGAAAGCGATTTCCTTTTACTTGGAAAACATATACATGAAATCTTTTATAAAAGACAGAAAAAAGAATTTATGATAGACAATACAATCAAAATAGATATTCTCCCCTCTAAAAAAGTCATTGGAGAAATCAAAAAATCATCAAAATACCTAAAAAGTGCAAAAATGCAAGTAGCATTTTATCTTTACTATCTAAAACAAAAAGGAATAAATATAGAAGGCGAACTTCTTATACCAGAGGAAAGAAAAAAAGAAAAAGTAAAGCTAACTCCAAATTTAGAAAAAGAACTTGAAGAAGCCATTAAAGAAATCAAAAAGATTTTAAAAATGGACAGACCACCACGACCAAAGAAAATACCTTATTGTAAAAATTGTGCTTACAAAGAGATGTGTTGGAGCTAA
- a CDS encoding nucleotidyltransferase family protein → MNLQEIKQTLKEKFPEIKEKYGVKNLYIFGSYVRGEQTPESDIDILVEFEKGKKTFRNYMRLKFHLEELYGLKVDLVIKEAVRKELKKYIYTEAINV, encoded by the coding sequence ATGAATTTACAGGAAATAAAGCAAACTCTAAAAGAAAAGTTTCCAGAAATAAAAGAAAAATATGGTGTAAAAAATCTATATATCTTTGGCTCTTATGTTAGAGGAGAGCAAACTCCTGAAAGTGATATTGATATATTGGTGGAATTTGAGAAAGGTAAAAAGACTTTCAGAAATTATATGAGATTAAAATTTCATTTAGAAGAGTTATATGGTTTAAAAGTTGACCTTGTCATAAAGGAAGCTGTAAGAAAAGAACTAAAAAAATATATATACACAGAGGCTATAAATGTCTAA
- a CDS encoding CRISPR-associated helicase/endonuclease Cas3: MKTSNLLSHPDRLLEEHVQSVIEIALTFFEKENINDPTLKDILTIITFSHDIGKSTQFFQKYIRGDKSLEYKEETKHSLLGGVVGLILADRYLKQKNIDNPFLLSLAFILPKRHHSNLKDFYEESISLTDEKIQILKNQINSIDREKFQIFFDNLNIPNKDILQFSFEEIDFEYVKQLLKKVKKFFRKELKNKKSLDYYINTVLLFSLLLDGDKSDVGIKTDKNLIFKDIELESEIVDRFIENLPKDNSLINQLRKKAYTEVSNKGIDVNQRIYTLTLPTGLGKTLISFKLALKIAQKVKKETGQSLKIIYSLPFLSIIEQNFNVFENVLKHNGINPDNSIILKHHHLTGFKYKEKENEFDYDTSRILIEGWNSKIITTTFMQFFYSLISNKNRMLRKFHKFTNSVVILDEIQSIPHKYWLVLKEILTKMAERFNFYLIFSTATQPLIFEKEKAEEIIDFKPYFKKLNRYDIHVVKTPKTIEEFYSNLNLAGNKRYLFILNTVNAAKQLYNLLKNNFSEDIVFLSTHLVPKERLNRIKLLKSQQRKIAVSTQLVEAGVDIDFDVVYRDFAPFDSLNQSAGRCNREGKKEKGQFFVLNLKDENGRFYHSYIYDTVLTHLTQEILEKDKYEEKDVYDLVNFYYEKLRQIKSDKTSQDLLEMLYNLKFDREREKGKINSINDFVLIEEDVYKEDVFIELNEEAKEIWQEFSKIWQIPDIFERKKVFDSIKADFYQYIVSVPVKENTPKIENNFYYVPNSLLDEYYDLETGFKTKGNFYLQI, translated from the coding sequence ATGAAAACATCTAACCTTCTTTCCCATCCAGATAGGCTTTTAGAAGAGCATGTTCAAAGTGTTATAGAGATAGCTTTAACTTTCTTTGAGAAAGAAAATATTAACGACCCGACTTTAAAAGATATTTTAACTATCATCACATTTTCCCATGACATTGGAAAATCTACACAGTTTTTCCAAAAATACATAAGAGGAGACAAAAGCCTAGAATATAAAGAGGAAACGAAACATTCCTTACTTGGTGGAGTAGTTGGGCTAATTCTTGCTGATAGGTATTTAAAACAAAAAAATATAGATAACCCCTTTCTCCTCTCTCTTGCTTTTATCCTTCCTAAACGCCACCACTCAAACCTAAAGGATTTTTATGAAGAATCTATATCCTTAACAGATGAGAAAATACAAATTTTGAAAAATCAAATAAATTCAATAGATAGAGAAAAGTTTCAGATATTTTTCGATAATCTAAATATCCCAAATAAAGATATTCTCCAATTTTCCTTTGAAGAAATAGATTTTGAATATGTGAAACAATTACTGAAAAAAGTAAAAAAATTTTTTAGAAAAGAACTAAAAAACAAAAAATCCCTTGACTATTACATAAATACAGTTTTGCTTTTTTCTCTGCTTCTTGACGGAGACAAATCAGATGTTGGAATAAAAACAGATAAAAATCTTATTTTTAAAGATATAGAATTAGAATCTGAGATTGTGGATAGATTTATTGAAAACCTGCCAAAAGATAACAGCTTAATTAACCAACTAAGAAAAAAAGCATACACAGAAGTTTCTAACAAAGGAATAGATGTAAACCAGAGAATTTACACGCTCACCCTTCCAACTGGATTAGGAAAAACATTAATTTCCTTCAAACTTGCCTTAAAAATAGCCCAAAAGGTTAAAAAAGAAACAGGACAAAGCCTAAAGATAATTTACAGCCTACCTTTCCTATCAATAATAGAGCAAAACTTTAACGTTTTTGAGAATGTTTTAAAACACAATGGCATAAATCCTGACAACTCTATAATCCTTAAACATCATCATCTTACAGGATTTAAATATAAAGAAAAAGAAAATGAATTTGACTACGACACGTCAAGAATTTTGATAGAAGGCTGGAATAGTAAAATAATCACCACAACATTTATGCAGTTCTTCTACTCTCTAATTAGCAACAAAAACAGAATGCTCAGAAAATTTCATAAATTTACAAATTCTGTTGTGATTTTAGATGAAATCCAGTCAATTCCCCACAAATACTGGCTTGTTTTAAAAGAAATTTTAACCAAAATGGCAGAAAGATTTAACTTTTATCTGATTTTTTCTACAGCAACACAGCCTTTGATTTTTGAAAAAGAAAAAGCAGAAGAAATAATTGATTTTAAACCTTATTTTAAAAAGCTAAACAGATATGATATTCATGTTGTTAAAACTCCAAAAACTATTGAAGAGTTTTACAGCAATTTAAACCTTGCAGGAAACAAAAGATACCTTTTTATTTTAAATACGGTAAATGCAGCGAAACAACTTTATAATCTTTTAAAAAATAATTTTTCAGAAGATATTGTTTTTCTTTCAACTCATTTAGTTCCAAAAGAAAGACTAAATAGGATAAAACTTTTAAAAAGTCAGCAGAGAAAGATTGCAGTTTCCACACAGCTTGTTGAGGCTGGCGTTGATATTGATTTTGATGTGGTTTACAGAGATTTTGCACCTTTTGATAGTTTAAACCAGTCAGCAGGTAGATGTAATCGTGAAGGAAAAAAAGAAAAAGGGCAGTTTTTTGTTTTAAATCTAAAAGACGAAAACGGCAGGTTTTACCACTCATATATCTATGATACCGTTTTAACACATCTTACACAGGAAATTTTAGAAAAAGACAAATATGAAGAAAAAGATGTTTATGATTTGGTTAATTTCTATTATGAAAAACTCCGGCAGATAAAATCGGACAAGACATCTCAGGATTTACTTGAAATGCTTTACAATCTAAAATTTGATAGAGAAAGGGAAAAAGGAAAAATTAACTCTATTAATGATTTTGTTCTGATTGAAGAAGATGTTTACAAAGAAGATGTTTTTATAGAACTTAATGAAGAAGCAAAAGAAATATGGCAGGAGTTTTCAAAAATCTGGCAAATTCCTGATATTTTTGAACGAAAAAAGGTATTTGATAGCATAAAAGCAGATTTTTATCAATATATTGTTTCTGTTCCTGTAAAGGAAAATACTCCTAAAATAGAAAATAATTTTTATTACGTTCCAAATTCCCTTCTTGATGAGTATTACGATTTAGAAACAGGTTTTAAAACTAAGGGAAACTTCTATCTCCAAATTTAG
- the cas2 gene encoding CRISPR-associated endonuclease Cas2: protein MFIILVYDANEKRVQKFHKTCKKYLTWVQNSVFEGEISEATLRILRDELKDIMDENEDSILIYKFRTKKYYDRESIGVLKPSHKDLFL, encoded by the coding sequence ATGTTTATTATCCTTGTATATGACGCAAATGAAAAAAGAGTTCAAAAATTTCATAAAACATGCAAAAAATATCTAACCTGGGTTCAGAATAGTGTATTTGAAGGGGAAATTAGCGAAGCCACCTTGAGAATTCTAAGAGATGAACTTAAAGATATTATGGATGAAAATGAAGATAGTATTTTGATTTATAAATTTAGAACTAAAAAATATTATGATAGAGAAAGTATAGGTGTTTTAAAACCTTCCCATAAAGATTTATTTCTTTAA
- a CDS encoding TIGR02556 family CRISPR-associated protein translates to MLTALKDIGQLLLNKENKSEIDILLENPNSNGTYKIVWALEFDKDFNFKGISVEEFKGENPHLYIYKRASGSNAPDFSPTSRVTEAEKTFTKKLLRWLENHKKIPEIQRIYEELTRNKKDIIKQLKELDSQTKNGKILTLKINGKYLYEVENPNFKKILLKDYFAKIKKISKRDAVCSVCGKEKEEVFTTSLIYKFYTLDKECYITSGFNKKNAWKNFPICQDCFLKIDYGKKYVENNLKFKFYGKQYYLIPKLILNTPEALEEINEILSIEAGKLTLSKEKKATLTDDKDEILELLKDYKDVVSFYFLFLKKDNAAERILLLIEDVLPSRIHKIFEVKAEIDKLFGQDYNFGRLVKFLNEFDKTLLEVVDKIFREGNIDFKSLLQIFNRKIRDEFLNGNNFSYTVLDALMNVRFLEELGLINTEVKTMKESTFEEVYEKVGKSLNTPAKRGIFLLGALTQMLLNIQSQERNSTPFFKNLKALKMNEEDIKGLLPKVINKLMEYNKFDKGKKELAEEIAKNLLSQEKFGLSIDEINFYFASGMALSKEVADMVYENEKENQTN, encoded by the coding sequence ATGCTAACAGCACTTAAAGACATTGGGCAGCTGCTTTTAAATAAAGAAAACAAGTCAGAAATTGATATTCTCCTTGAAAATCCTAACAGTAATGGAACATACAAAATAGTCTGGGCTTTGGAGTTTGATAAAGATTTTAATTTTAAAGGAATTTCTGTTGAGGAGTTTAAAGGAGAAAACCCACACCTTTATATATATAAAAGAGCCTCTGGCTCAAATGCACCTGATTTTTCTCCAACTTCAAGAGTTACAGAAGCAGAAAAAACTTTCACAAAAAAACTCCTTAGATGGCTCGAAAATCATAAAAAAATTCCAGAGATTCAGAGAATCTATGAAGAGCTTACTAGAAACAAAAAAGACATAATAAAACAGCTTAAAGAATTAGACTCACAAACAAAAAACGGCAAAATCCTGACCCTTAAAATAAATGGGAAATATCTTTATGAAGTTGAAAATCCTAATTTCAAAAAAATTCTATTAAAAGACTATTTCGCTAAAATCAAAAAAATTTCTAAAAGAGATGCCGTTTGTAGTGTTTGCGGTAAAGAAAAAGAAGAAGTCTTTACCACATCTTTGATTTACAAATTTTATACCCTTGATAAAGAATGTTATATCACGTCAGGATTTAATAAAAAGAACGCATGGAAAAATTTTCCAATATGCCAAGACTGCTTTTTAAAAATAGATTATGGAAAAAAATATGTTGAAAATAATCTGAAATTTAAATTCTACGGAAAGCAGTATTATCTAATCCCAAAACTTATTTTAAACACACCAGAAGCCTTAGAAGAAATAAACGAAATCTTATCTATAGAAGCAGGGAAATTAACCCTTTCAAAAGAAAAAAAAGCAACTTTAACAGATGACAAAGATGAGATTTTAGAACTTTTAAAAGATTATAAAGATGTGGTTAGCTTTTATTTCTTATTTTTAAAGAAAGACAATGCAGCAGAAAGGATACTTCTTCTAATAGAAGATGTTCTACCTTCCAGAATTCATAAAATTTTTGAAGTTAAAGCTGAAATTGATAAACTCTTTGGACAGGATTATAACTTCGGAAGATTGGTAAAATTCCTAAACGAATTTGACAAGACACTTCTTGAAGTGGTTGATAAAATCTTTAGGGAAGGAAATATAGATTTCAAAAGCTTACTACAAATCTTCAACAGAAAAATAAGAGATGAGTTTTTAAATGGAAATAACTTTTCTTATACAGTATTAGACGCACTTATGAATGTCAGATTTTTAGAGGAACTTGGGTTAATAAATACAGAGGTAAAAACTATGAAAGAGTCAACATTTGAAGAAGTCTATGAGAAAGTAGGTAAATCCTTAAACACACCAGCAAAAAGAGGAATATTTTTACTTGGAGCATTAACGCAGATGCTTTTAAATATTCAATCACAAGAGAGAAATAGCACTCCATTTTTCAAAAACCTAAAAGCTTTAAAAATGAACGAAGAAGATATAAAAGGACTGCTTCCAAAGGTTATAAACAAGCTGATGGAATACAATAAATTTGACAAAGGAAAAAAGGAACTTGCAGAGGAAATTGCAAAAAATCTTTTATCACAGGAAAAATTTGGTTTAAGTATTGATGAGATAAACTTCTATTTTGCCAGCGGAATGGCTTTATCAAAAGAAGTTGCTGATATGGTTTATGAAAATGAAAAAGAAAATCAAACTAATTAA
- a CDS encoding DUF6036 family nucleotidyltransferase — MNTNLLKEIEREKDIFKKHLLFSAWLSKELKQKNILTPIIVGGTALEIYTGGFYLTGDIDIVSPYREEIEKLLLDTGYFKKVGKNLVSEKLGLFLEIVDEKLAGDLNKVTTIKLKKDLEIKVIGVEDLIIDRLNACVHWNSYSDCEWAEILFEEYKNNIDIQYLKNRAIEEKVEEKLEEILKNANKN, encoded by the coding sequence ATGAATACAAATTTGTTAAAAGAGATAGAAAGAGAAAAAGATATTTTTAAGAAGCACTTATTATTTTCAGCATGGCTATCCAAGGAGTTGAAACAAAAAAATATTCTCACTCCAATTATAGTTGGTGGAACAGCATTAGAAATCTATACTGGAGGGTTCTATTTAACTGGAGATATAGATATCGTCAGCCCATATAGAGAAGAAATTGAGAAATTACTGTTAGACACAGGATATTTCAAAAAAGTAGGGAAAAACTTAGTTTCAGAGAAATTAGGTTTATTTTTAGAAATTGTGGATGAAAAACTTGCTGGAGACTTAAATAAAGTAACTACTATAAAATTAAAAAAAGACTTAGAAATAAAAGTAATAGGTGTAGAAGACCTTATAATAGACAGATTGAACGCTTGCGTTCATTGGAATTCTTACTCTGATTGTGAATGGGCTGAAATCTTATTTGAAGAATATAAAAATAATATAGATATTCAATATTTAAAAAATAGGGCAATAGAAGAAAAAGTAGAAGAAAAATTGGAGGAAATATTAAAAAATGCAAATAAAAATTGA
- the cas7b gene encoding type I-B CRISPR-associated protein Cas7/Csh2, with protein sequence MSGTTKNRREYLFLYDVSFANPNGDPNDENKPRIDEETGRNIVTDVRLKRTIRDYLKDFEGQEIFVREISDEEGNIQDAKARAKDFENNPERILNECIDVRLFGGTIPIETGKKKDSSITYTGPVQFNMGQSLHRVKLEFIKGTGAFASKEGQQQKTFREEWILPYSFIAFHGVVNENAAKDTGLTDEDLAYLRKAMWEGTKNLLTRSKNEQMPRLLIEIVYKDGVHSHIGELHRYIRIESDKNDEELRSTDDFILNIDKLLEVLEEEADKIEKVLYKKDRNLRLSKDLISDKAQFEEMSF encoded by the coding sequence ATGAGTGGAACGACTAAAAACAGAAGAGAGTATCTATTCCTATACGACGTATCTTTTGCAAATCCTAACGGCGACCCAAACGATGAAAATAAGCCGAGAATAGATGAAGAAACAGGGAGAAATATTGTTACAGATGTTAGGCTTAAAAGAACCATTAGAGATTATCTAAAAGACTTTGAAGGACAGGAGATATTTGTTAGAGAAATTTCAGACGAAGAAGGAAATATTCAGGATGCGAAAGCAAGGGCAAAAGATTTTGAAAATAATCCAGAAAGAATTCTGAACGAATGTATAGATGTTCGCCTTTTTGGTGGAACCATACCCATTGAAACAGGAAAAAAGAAAGATAGTTCTATCACTTACACAGGACCCGTTCAGTTTAATATGGGACAATCTCTACACCGAGTTAAACTTGAATTCATAAAAGGAACAGGAGCTTTTGCTTCTAAAGAAGGTCAACAACAAAAAACTTTTAGAGAAGAATGGATACTTCCTTACTCATTTATTGCTTTCCACGGAGTCGTAAACGAAAACGCTGCAAAAGATACAGGTTTAACAGATGAAGATTTAGCGTATCTTAGAAAAGCAATGTGGGAAGGAACAAAAAACCTGTTAACTCGTTCTAAAAATGAGCAAATGCCAAGGCTGTTGATAGAAATTGTTTATAAAGACGGCGTTCATTCTCACATCGGAGAACTTCATAGATACATAAGAATTGAAAGTGATAAAAACGATGAAGAGCTAAGAAGCACAGATGATTTTATTTTAAATATTGACAAGCTTTTAGAAGTTTTAGAAGAAGAAGCAGATAAAATAGAAAAAGTGCTTTACAAAAAAGATAGAAACCTAAGGTTAAGTAAGGATTTAATCTCGGATAAAGCCCAATTTGAAGAAATGAGTTTTTAG
- the cas1b gene encoding type I-B CRISPR-associated endonuclease Cas1b: MKKPIYIFNGGQLKRKDNTLLFIKENEKKILPINAISEIHVFGEIDLNKRVLEFLTQNKIPVFFYNHYGYYIGSFYPREYLNSGLIILKQAEFYLNHEERMFLAKSFVSGAAANILKNLSYYKKSKEKYIKPYIEEILQKSKEIDSQKDILSLMALEGEIRKKYYEAFNVVLNIGDFYFDKRTKRPPKNPLNALISFGNSLIYTTILSQIYRTHLDPRIGYLHETNQRSFSLNLDLAEIFKPVIVDRVIFSLINKNQIQLKHFEEDIDYTYLNEKGKQIFIQAFEEKLATTIKYKNLGKVSYKKLIRLECYKLYKHFFGEEIYKPFVAGW; the protein is encoded by the coding sequence TTGAAGAAACCCATATACATCTTTAACGGCGGACAGCTTAAAAGAAAGGATAATACACTTCTATTTATAAAAGAAAATGAAAAGAAAATCCTTCCTATAAACGCGATATCAGAAATTCATGTATTTGGAGAAATAGATTTAAACAAAAGAGTATTAGAATTTTTAACACAAAATAAAATTCCTGTATTCTTTTACAATCACTACGGCTATTATATTGGAAGTTTTTATCCAAGAGAATATTTGAATTCAGGTTTGATTATTTTAAAACAGGCTGAATTTTATTTAAATCATGAAGAAAGAATGTTTCTGGCAAAAAGTTTTGTTTCAGGTGCTGCTGCAAACATACTAAAAAATCTCAGTTATTACAAAAAATCAAAAGAAAAATACATAAAACCTTATATTGAAGAAATTTTACAAAAATCAAAGGAAATAGATTCCCAAAAAGATATCTTATCTCTAATGGCATTAGAAGGAGAAATCAGAAAGAAATATTACGAAGCATTTAATGTGGTTTTAAATATTGGAGACTTTTATTTTGACAAGAGAACAAAAAGACCACCTAAAAATCCTTTGAATGCCCTAATCAGCTTTGGAAATTCTCTTATATACACCACCATTTTATCCCAGATTTACAGAACACACCTCGACCCAAGAATTGGATACCTTCATGAAACTAATCAAAGAAGTTTTAGTTTAAATTTAGATTTAGCAGAAATTTTTAAGCCAGTTATTGTGGATAGGGTTATATTTAGTCTGATAAACAAAAATCAAATTCAACTGAAACATTTTGAAGAAGATATTGATTATACTTATCTGAATGAAAAAGGAAAGCAGATATTTATACAGGCTTTTGAAGAAAAATTAGCTACAACCATTAAATATAAAAATCTTGGCAAAGTTTCTTACAAAAAGCTGATAAGGCTCGAATGTTATAAACTTTATAAACATTTCTTTGGTGAAGAGATTTATAAACCATTTGTGGCAGGTTGGTAA
- the cas5b gene encoding type I-B CRISPR-associated protein Cas5b yields MSKKTLIFDIWGEFGHFKKFYTTSSPLTFSVPPPTAIYGILGAILGLSKNDYLNHINGRTTKIAIQILKPIKKTRMTLNYIDTKRAINFHFIKRNGRTQIKIEFLKNPAYRLFINMNNENFFNQLITKVKNKENYYTVSLGLANLLANFSYVGFEEAQPVNITNKVDTAILSENIEEIEVKEGKKYFKEKLPIDMSPDREPLAYKDVVMELNGNSLEGKFKNCYKVGRNSIISFL; encoded by the coding sequence ATGTCTAAAAAAACCTTAATCTTTGACATCTGGGGAGAATTTGGGCATTTTAAGAAGTTTTATACAACATCTTCACCTTTGACATTTTCCGTCCCACCACCAACGGCAATTTACGGAATTTTAGGGGCTATATTAGGATTGTCTAAAAATGATTATCTAAACCATATAAACGGCAGGACTACCAAAATAGCTATTCAGATTTTAAAACCAATAAAAAAAACAAGAATGACATTGAACTATATAGATACAAAAAGAGCAATAAATTTTCATTTTATAAAGCGAAACGGTAGAACACAGATAAAGATAGAATTTCTTAAAAATCCAGCTTACAGATTATTTATTAATATGAATAATGAAAACTTTTTTAACCAGCTTATTACAAAAGTAAAAAATAAAGAAAATTACTACACAGTTTCCCTCGGACTTGCCAATCTACTGGCGAACTTTTCTTACGTTGGTTTTGAGGAAGCACAGCCTGTGAATATTACAAATAAAGTAGATACTGCCATCCTCTCAGAAAACATTGAAGAGATAGAAGTTAAAGAAGGAAAAAAGTATTTCAAAGAAAAACTTCCAATAGATATGTCCCCAGACAGAGAACCCTTAGCTTACAAAGATGTTGTTATGGAACTTAACGGTAATAGCCTTGAAGGTAAATTTAAAAATTGTTATAAAGTGGGGAGGAATAGTATAATTTCATTTTTATGA